The following are encoded together in the Lactuca sativa cultivar Salinas chromosome 1, Lsat_Salinas_v11, whole genome shotgun sequence genome:
- the LOC111916778 gene encoding protein SRG1, with translation MNEHEKEDRRDMNMMEQKETDFGGSILVPSVQELVKEQLTKVPPRYIRHDQDPPITSPLSSSSPQVPIIDMEHLLSVSDHNSNTDSELEKLHLACRDWGFFQLINHKVSCSLIEKVKKETQEFFELPLEEKKKYWQKSGDLEGFGQAFVVSDEQKLDWGDMFYMVTLPSHLRKPHLFPNLPLPFRDTLEEYSEQVKIVALEILVFIAKALNVKEEEMKVLFAYGIQMMRMNCYPPCPEPEQVIGLTPHSDAAGITFLLQLNQVEGLQIKNNGLWIPIQPLSDAFIVNIGDILEIITNGTYKSIEHRVVVNSQKERLSIATFLSPNLDGDVGPATSIINSETPPRFKRITVVDYIKNVFSRELKGKTNVEQYYI, from the exons ATGAATGAACATGAGAAAGAGGATCGGAGGGATATGAATATGATGGAGCAAAAGGAAACAGATTTTGGGGGTTCTATTCTAGTTCCTAGTGTACAAGAACTCGTTAAGGAACAACTGACGAAGGTTCCACCTCGATATATTCGCCATGATCAAGACCCTCCAATTACATCACCATTATCATCTTCTTCACCTCAAGTACCCATCATTGATATGGAGCACCTACTTTCTGTTTCTGATCATAACTCAAATACTGATTCTGAACTGGAAAAACTACACCTTGCTTGTAGAGACTGGGGGTTCTTTCAG TTGATAAATCATAAGGTGAGTTGTTCATTAATAGAGAAAGTAAAGAAAGAAACACAAGAATTCTTCGAGTTACCATTGGAGGAGAAAAAGAAGTATTGGCAGAAGAGTGGAGATCTTGAAGGATTTGGACAAGCATTTGTTGTTTCAGACGAACAAAAGCTTGATTGGGGTGACATGTTTTACATGGTTACACTCCCTTCCCATCTCAGAAAACCGCACTTGTTTCCTAATCTACCTCTTCCATTCAG AGATACCCTAGAAGAGTATTCAGAACAAGTTAAAATTGTGGCCTTAGAAATCTTGGTGTTTATTGCAAAAGCTTTGAACGTTAAGGAAGAGGAGATGAAAGTATTGTTCGCCTATGGAATACAAATGATGAGAATGAACTGCTATCCACCATGTCCAGAACCCGAACAAGTCATTGGTCTTACCCCTCACTCAGATGCTGCTGGGATCACCTTCCTCCTCCAACTCAATCAAGTAGAAGGTCTCCAAATAAAAAATAATGGCCTTTGGATCCCCATTCAACCACTTTCCGATGCTTTCATTGTTAATATTGGAGATATCTTGGAG ATTATAACAAATGGAACTTATAAAAGCATCGAGCATAGAGTAGTTGTGAACTCCCAGAAAGAGAGACTATCCATCGCGACATTTCTAAGCCCAAACTTGGATGGGGATGTAGGTCCTGCAACAAGCATCATCAACTCTGAGACACCACCACGATTTAAGAGGATAACCGTTGTTGATTACATCAAGAACGTGTTTTCGAGAGAACTTAAAGGGAAAACAAATGTTGAGCAATACTATATATGA